The genomic window ATTGGAATGACATTAGATATAGTAGCTCAAATATATAAATTCAATATAAACGTACATTCATTAGAAGTATTTCCTAAAAAAGTTTGTGTAAAGGTAGAAGAAATAAATAAAGATATAAAGCAATATTTAAGTGAGTCTTTATATAGTTTGGAAGGAGTTATTAGTGTAAAAGAAGTAGGGCTATTACAACAGGAAAAGAATGAAAGAAAAATTCTTGCAACAATAGATTCTGTTGATGAGGGTATAATGGCTATAAATAATAAATTAGAAGTAGAAATTTTTAATAGCTATTGTGAAAAAATTTTTAGATGTAAAAGAGAAGATATAATTGGAAGCGATATAAATAATTTTTTAAGCATAAATGCGCCAATGATAACTTTGCTTAAAACAGGTGAAAAGTATGATAATGTTGAAATTAACATAAAGGGTGATGGAGGAGAGGGAGATATACATTATCTTACAACAGGTAGACCGGTTAAGGATGATAACAATAAAACTATTGGTGTTGTTGCTTCAATAAAAGATATTAAGCAAGCGATAGAGATTGCTAATATAGTTTCTTCTACTGAAGCAGGGGCTTTTAATGAAGTTATAGGTAATAGTTTTCCAATGGAAAGAGCAAAAAAATTATGTGCCTCTGTAGCTAAAAGCAATTCTACAATCCTTCTAAGAGGCGAGAGTGGTACTGGTAAAGAAGTGTTTGCTAAAGCAATACAAAAACTCAGTGAGAGAAAAGATAAAAACTTTGTTACTATAAACTGTGCTGCACTTCCTGATAATTTAATAGAAAGTGAATTGTTTGGTTATGAAAAAGGAAGTTTTACTGGAGCAAATGTATTGGGAAAAGAAGGACTTTTTAAAGAGGCTGATGGTGGAACTCTATTCTTAGATGAAATAGGAGAAGTATCGCTAGTGCTTCAAGCGAAATTACTTAGAGTTCTTCAAGAAGGGGTTATTAGAAAAATAGGAAGTAATAAAGAGGAAAAGGTGG from Clostridium sp. MB40-C1 includes these protein-coding regions:
- a CDS encoding sigma 54-interacting transcriptional regulator; the encoded protein is MKNFIRLEIITRDRIGMTLDIVAQIYKFNINVHSLEVFPKKVCVKVEEINKDIKQYLSESLYSLEGVISVKEVGLLQQEKNERKILATIDSVDEGIMAINNKLEVEIFNSYCEKIFRCKREDIIGSDINNFLSINAPMITLLKTGEKYDNVEINIKGDGGEGDIHYLTTGRPVKDDNNKTIGVVASIKDIKQAIEIANIVSSTEAGAFNEVIGNSFPMERAKKLCASVAKSNSTILLRGESGTGKEVFAKAIQKLSERKDKNFVTINCAALPDNLIESELFGYEKGSFTGANVLGKEGLFKEADGGTLFLDEIGEVSLVLQAKLLRVLQEGVIRKIGSNKEEKVDVRIIAATNRNLEEMIKREEFREDLYYRLNVIPIFIPPLRERLEDIPNLVSFFINKLNKRLNKNILGAEIEFINALMEYNWPGNVRELENVIERAMNLCFNNLLKLEHLIIDFKGYNKPSVQNFELDGDMKLKDVVEICEKEAIIKALEKYKSCRKAAKVLGVSHTTIINKTKKYNINCKI